AAAGGCGCCCGGAGCGATCACCGGCCGGTGCGGACGCGGTTCACCTTCACGTCCATCGTCTCGGTCGTGGTCGTCATCTGCCCCGTCTTGGTGTCTCGCTTCTCCAGCATCACCTTCTGCTTCATGTTCATCGACTCGATCATGTGGTCGGCGGTGTTCCACTTGGTCTCTCCCTCGAGCTTGCCCTCGCGGAGGCGGACGCCCTGGGAGCTGGAGGTGGGGTCGAGCGAGAACGTGCCCTTGGTGGCGATGGTCGCCATCGACTGGCCCGCCGACTTAAGCGTGTTGTCGGTGCGGATCTTGACCGTGCCCAGCCCCGCCTGCATGGTGTCGTCGTTGGTCCACTTGTCGCCGACGCGGGCCTCGCCGGTGTTGCTGGTGCGGGTGGTGAGGGGACCGAAGAGGCCTTTGAACATGTCGCCGCCGCTGAGCTTGCCGCCCATGGCGCCGGTCACGCCCCCGCCCACATCGCTGATGTTTCCGTTCTTGTCCATCGTCACCGGGATGTCAACGTCGAGGATGCTGCTGAACATCGCGTCGAGCACCTCGTCCTTGCCCTGCTTCTTGCTGTCCCACGTGATCTGCTCGCCCTGCATCTCACCACTGAAGCGCATCGACTCGATCGACAGCTGCAGCGAGTAGCCCTCCTCGGGGTCGGCGCTGGTGCACTTGAGCACCACGGTCATGCTGACGTCGACGTCGCCCTGCTCCTTGGTGTCGGGCGCGGCCGGGCCGGTGGCCGTGCTCTTGCGGTTCATGTCCATGTTGAGCTTCACCTGCTGGCCGACAGTGAAGCGCGGCCGCAGGTCCACCACACGCCCGCCCGGATGGCCCCCGGGCTGACGAGGCGGCGGGGTGGGCGCGGGCGTGCGCGGCGTCTCGGTGGGCGCCCGGTCGGGCTGGGTCTGCGCGAGCGCGGGTGCGGCGAGAAGGGTAGACAGGGTGAGAACGGTGAGGGCGCGCGAAATCATGGGTGTGCTCCCGCTGGTGGGGGGTGTACCGGGAGGGGTATCGGCGGGTTGCAGGGAAGCGGGAGAGTTTCGGCAGCCGTGTGGTGCTGGAGCCTGAAGGCCGGGCACCGCCGCGGCTCATCCTTGAGTACATGGTGCACAGCCAGTCTGACTCCGTGGGTTGCCCATGGAAGCCGCCGCGGAGCGGCGGGGTACCCAGATCAGCAGCCCCCGCCTCCCAGCACACGGAAGAACGCTTCGATGTCCTGGTCGGTGGCCGTATCGCCATCCCCGTTGAAGTCCGCGGTCGCGCAGGTGGGGCAGCACTGGCCCCCAATGCACGCGAAGAAGGCCTCTATGTCCTGGTCGGTGCCGGTGTCGCCGTCGCGGTTGAAGTCGGCGCTGATGCCGTAGTAGCGGGCGAAGTAGGCGCTGGGCTGACCGCCGGCGGTGAAGAAGTGGCCACCGATGGCGAAGTCGTTGCCGCCCAAGTGCTCGATGTCACGCACCAGGCCGCCGGCCTCGAGACCCGGCGTTATTGGTGACCAGACCCCCCCGCGGTAGCGGGCCAGGCTGCTGGCCGCTACGCCGCCCATCTGCTGGAAGATGCCACCGGCGATCACGTCGCTGTTGGCAAGCACGACGAGGTCATAGACCACCCCGGACGTCTGGCCGAGCGTGGTGAGGGTGGCTCCATCCCAATGCAGAACGCCTCCCTGGTAGCTGGGGAACTCGCCTGACACGCCCAGCAGCACGCCGCCGTGCGGGCCGGCCGCAAGCGCCTCGACCCCTCCGCTGGCGATCGTGACGAGCACGAACGACGAGCCGTCCCATCGATAGAGGCCACGGCCCGACCCGATATAGAGGTCGCCCGCGGGGAGCACCACCGCGCACTGCCCTGCCCACGGCAACCCATCGCCCATCGACGACCATTGTCCATTCCATCGCGCCACGTGGGCAACGGTTGCACTGCCCGCGCGCGTAAAGTGACCCGTGACCACGAGGTCACCGTTGGGCATCTTCACGGCCCCCATCACCCGCGGGGGCGAAGCCTCAGGGGAGGGCAGGATGCCCCCGTCCATCGGCGCCCATTCACCGGCCCACCGCGCGATGCAACTGGCAGCCACACTCCCGACGAAGCCGAACTCGCCCGCATAGATGAGCGAGCCGTCGTCCAACTGCACAATCGAGGTCACGGTGGTGGTGCAGCAGGTTCCGGGCGGACTGCCGGATGGGCCGAGTGGGAGCGGGGACCAGGTGCCGTTCCAGATCGCGGCGCTGCTGTGTGCGCCCTCAGGAGCAAACGAGAAATCTCCGCCAACAGCGATGTTGCCGTCTGCCAAGAGCTTGACTGCTTCCACGTTGTTGTTGAAACCGTCTCCGTACGTGTTCAGCTGGCCATCCCGCAGGGAAGCGATCGCGGAACCGTTCGCGTCTGCAATGGGCCCGAACCGACCCCCGAGATGAATCTCGAGCGGCTCCTCTCCGACCCCGCCGCTGAAGGACAGTGCCCGGATATCGATCACCGGCGGCGTGGAAACCAGCGTGGTCCACCCCGTGCCATTCCACCGCTCGACAGTTCTGCCCGCGGCGATAATGTCGCCACCTGGAACAATCTCGATTCTGCCGCTGTGGTTTCCGGTCCCGATGGCGGACCATGTCGAACCGTTCCAGCGAGCGATGCCGTCGACCTGCGCTGTTCCTGCGGTAGACATCGTGCCGGAGACAATGATGTCGCCGTCAGCAGTGACCTCAATGTCCTCTATGGACGCTCCGTATTGGTGGTAGATGTTGTCCCCCACCTGAGTCCAGCCGCTCCCGTTCCAGAGCGCAAGCTTGTTGATCGCCCACGGCTCGCCGAAGTCGCCCCCCGCGAGAATGTGCCCATTGGACAACCTCTTTAGTACGTGCACGGCCCCACGGGAGATCTGCGGGTTGTGCATGTGTTCCCAGAAGCCCCCGGTTGAACGCCGCACCAAGCCCTCGATGCCCCCGCCTACAACCACCGACCCATCAGGCAGGGGCAGGATGGCGTTCACGGTCGCCGGCGAGTTTGGACCGCGGGGCTCGAACGTCCAGCCGAACTGCGTCCACTGCGTCCCGGTCCGTGCCCACACCCGCGCCGTCCGGTCCAGCTCCGACACGCTGATCATCAGCGTGCCATCGCCCTTCACGGCAGCCGCGTCGAGGTAGCCGGCAGGCGTGGCCACCGGCCTGAACCGCGAGCCATCCCAATACGCAATCCCAACCGCCTCGCCGTCAACCCACAACAGGCCGCCGATCGTTACGCACTGTGGCAAAGGCCCCGTTCCATCGGGGTCCCATCGCAGAATGTGCTCTACCGTCCCTCGAACACCTGGCGCCTGCACCCCCGGCATGAACTGTCCCTCGCAGGGCTGCGCCTGGAGCGCTGGCGTGAGGGCGAGCAGGCACAGCGCGAGGAGGGTCCGCATGCCCCCATTATGCCGGCGGGGTGAACACCCACAATGAAAAACGCTCAATCGGTGAGCGGCGAGTGGTGCTTGGGTGCTAACGGTCGAGCTGTGTGCCCGCGAAACGCGGCCATCAGCACTCCCGGAACGAGTGCTCCACCCGTTGCTTAGAACCGCAGCGTCGCCGTCACCGGGAAGTGGTCCGACACGTTGTGGCCGTGGTGAGTAGTGCGGACGATGTCGGCCTTGAGGACCTGCAGGCCGGGGGTGGCGAGGATGTAGTCGATCTTCTCGCCGTCGGTCTTGTTCTTGAAGCCGTTGAAGGTGCCGACGCCGTGGTAGTGGGGGTGGGTGCTGGCGTGGTGGGGGTCGGCGGAGGACGGGTGCAGGGTGCGGAAGGTGTCGATGAGCTCGCGGGCGGCGAGCCTGACGGTGTCGCTGCGCTCGCCGTCGTTGAAGTCCCCGGTGAGCAGGGCGGGGGCGGCGCGGTCTGGGCGGGCGGCGATGCGGTCGAGCACGAGGCGGATGCCCTTCTCGCGGGCGTCCTCGTTCATGTGGTCGAGGTGGGTGTTGTAGAAGTAGAACGCCCGGCCAGTCGCGGTGTCGCGAAGGTGGGCCCACGTGCAGATCCGCAGGCACGCGGCGTTCCAGGTGTTGCTGACGACGTCGGGGGTGTCGCTGAGCCAGAAGGTGGCGTGGGAGTCCAGGGTGAAGCGGCGGCGGTCGTAGAGGATGGCGCACGCCTCGCCGCGGGCCTCGCCGTCGTCGCGCCCGGCGAAGACCGCGCCGTAGTGGGGCATGGCCGCGAGCATCTCATCAACCTGGAACTTGAGGGCCTCCTGCAGGCCGATGAGGTCGGGGGCCTCGTGGGCGAGGAGGGCGAACAGGCCCTCGCGCCGGCGGGTCCAGTGGTTGTCGCCGTCCTGGGCGGTGCCGTAGCGGATGTTGAATGACATCACGTGGAGGTCGGTGGTCCTGGTGGTGGGCGGAGTCGGCGTGGGGGTGGGGCCAGCGCCAGTGGAGGTCGAGGGAACGACGCACGCGGCCAGCAGCAGGCAACCCAGGCACGCAAAGAGCAGAGCAAGACTTATCACCAACCGCACGCCTCCGGCCTCCCTCTCACCCTTGCCTCCCCATTGTTGCAAGTCCGGCCTCGGGGCGGACCTGCGGACTCGACGCGGCAAACCGGCTGAATGGGGGAACCGGTGTGGAGGATCAAGGGTAACCTCTGTTACGCGGCCGTGGAACCTCCATCAGCTGGAGCAGTACGGGCCCTACCCGGGAGAAGTGAAGATGAAGAGCGTCTTGCTTGGCGTGCTGGGTGCGGTGATCGGCGCGGCGCTGGTGATGGGCGGTTCGCCGGTGGTGGCGCAGGCCGCGGGCGAGCCGGTGGTCGAGGCGGGCGTCAGGCTCGGGAGCCGGACGGTCTCCATCGCGGGCAAGCGGGTGATGGTGGAGGTCTCGGCACGCCGCAACTTCGGGTTCCTGGCCAACCCGCAGGGGCGGCTGCAGACCAGCGTGTTCCTGGCGACGGCGGACAACACGCCGCTGCCGGGGATCACCAGCGTGAAGGTGAGCCTGCGGCGGGGCACGGCGCGGTGGTCGCCGGTGCTCGCCAAGGTGATGACCAGCATCGACTCGAACGCGTACTACGTGGCCAACAACGGGCCCCTCTGGCCGGCAAACTCGATCGTGACGGCGACGGTGGAGATCAGGACCAACGGGAGCGTGGCGCGGTTCGATGTGCCGGTGAAGATCTCGGTGAACCGGCAGCTGGTGCCGCAGCCTGGGGTGTAAGGCAGAGTCTCTCGCGGAGACGCGGAGACGCGGAGGAGAGCCGGAACAGAGTCAAAAAAGAAAAACTCTCGCGGGAACGCGAGTGCGGGAGAGGCCCGGTCGTGGGTCTTTATCTCCGCGCCCCCGCGTCTCCGCGAGAGATTGTGTTTCTTCAGCGTGAGTGCGACTCAGTGCTTAGAACAGCACCTGCAACTGCAGGCGCAGGCCGATCTGCCCGCCCTCGGGATCCGTGAGCAGGTTGGCGCCGGTGTTCTGGCCCGTGAGCGGGTTGTCGGTGGTGGGGTCGATGTAGTAGCACACGTCGCCGGTGAGCTTCACGGCGTGGCTCTTGGGGCTGATGTAGTAGTTCACGCCGCCGGTGACGGTGTTGAAGTTGTCGCCGGTATCGGGGATGACGACGTCGTAGCGGGCGAAGAGCTCGACCTGGCTGGTGACGAACACGCCGCCCTGCACCACCACGCCGAAGTCGTCGGTCTCGCCGCCGGGGGCGTCGATGTTGCGCCACACGCCCTGGGCGAAGGCGTTCCAGCCGTCGCCCTCGACGCTCACGTCGAGCGTGGCCTGGGTCACGTCGCGGTCGGTGGTGCCGCCGGTCTCGCCGCCGGTCTCAAAGTGCACGGCCCCGCCGACCATGCCCGCGTAGCCGCTCTCCTGCCAGCTGGTGTTGTCGTCGAACCGCTTGAAGTCGTCGCCCGCGAACATGAACTCGGCGCGCCCCGTGAGGCCGATGTCGGCCCGCTCCGCAGTGAAGTCGGTGTTGAGGGAGTTGATGCCGTCGGAGAGGGCGCCCTGCACGCGGAACTGCTTGCCGGTGTACTGGACCTCGATCAGCTGGCTGCGGTTCTGGGTGAACACGGTGTTCACCGTCGACCGCTCGACGGTGAGCTGCAGGGTGTCGCTGACGAGCTCCTCACGGAGCAGCGGCACCTTGGCCTGGCCCCACCGGACGGCGAAGCCGTTGTCCCACTGGTAGCGGCCCCAGGCGTCCAGCAGCGTGAACACGCCGGAGCTGCGGGAGAAGTCGCCGGTGATGTTGAAGGTCAGGTTCTTGTCCCACACGTTGCCGCTGGCGATGATGCGGGAGCGCCGCATCTGGAACCCGTGCGTGATCTCCTCGGAATCGGGCTGCTCGTCGCGGCTGTTGAGCAGGTAGCGGGTCTGGAAGAAGCCGCCGATGTTGAGCACGTTGTCGCCGGTGCCCCCCCCACTCAGGAAGAACTTGCCCTTGTTCCAGCCCGAGCCGGGGCTGGGGTTGTTGGCCGGGGCCTGCATGTCCTGCAGGAAGCTCGCGCGGGCCTCGGCGTCCGCCAGCAGCTCGGCCTTGTGGGCGCTCTCGAGGTTGGTCTGGCCGCCCGTCTGGGCAACGGCGACGCCGGCGAGGGCGGTGCCAGCGATGAGAGAGAGAAGACGGTGCATCGGATCAATCTCCTGGGAGTGGGGGTGGGGGTGGGGGTCGGGGTGGGGGTGTGCCGCTACGCGCGGCGTGTGGAAGCGGCGATTGCTCAGAGGCGGGAGTATCTACGAACACCAGCGCGCTTTCATCATGCCGCGCGCTAAGGGTTGGCCAAGATCGCGGTGTGGATCGCGTGTGCAAAAACAACACCGCCGGTCGGCGTGACCGGCGTTGCGTGTGCGCTGCAGGGACGAAACCCTTGCTGGTGCGTCGGGCTCGCGCGATGTCCTTAGTTGCTGGTCAGGCCCAGCTTCTTGAGGTCCTCCGCGATCGTCTTGGCGGGCACCGGGAAGTAACCGTCCTTGATCACCGTCTCCTGGCCCTGCCTGCTGAGCATGAGCTTGATGAACTCGGCCCGCAGCGGGTCAAGGCTCTCGCCCGGGGCCTTGTTGACGTACACCGACAGGTAGCGGGCGATCGGGTACTGCCCGTTCAGCGCGGTCTCCACCGTCGGCGCCACCGCCTTGCTCTTGGGCGTCGCCCTCACCTTCAGCACCTTCACGTCCGCCGTGAGGTAGCCCACGCCCGAGTAGCCGATGCCCGCGGCGTCGGTGCCCACCGCCTGCACCACCGCGGAGCTGCCCGGCTGCTCCTTCACGCTGTTCTTGAAGTCCGACTTGCTCAGGGCCCGCTCCTTGAAGTACCCGTAGGTGCCGCTGGCGGAGTTGCGCCCGTACAGCGCGATCGGCTGGCCCGCGAGGTCACCGGTCACGCCCAGGTCGCCCCACGTCATGTCCGGCCCCTTCACCGAGTACACCTTGGCGATCTGCTCCAGGCTGATCTCCTCGAGCGGGTTGTCCTTGTGCACGAACACCGCGAGCGTGTCCACCGCGGTCCTGATCTCGGTTGGCTTGTAGCCGAACTTGTCCTCGAACTTCTTGATCTCGTCGGCCTTCATCGGGCGGCTCATGGGGCCGAACTGCGCCTGGTTCTCGATCAGCGCGG
The nucleotide sequence above comes from Phycisphaerales bacterium. Encoded proteins:
- a CDS encoding DUF6263 family protein, encoding MISRALTVLTLSTLLAAPALAQTQPDRAPTETPRTPAPTPPPRQPGGHPGGRVVDLRPRFTVGQQVKLNMDMNRKSTATGPAAPDTKEQGDVDVSMTVVLKCTSADPEEGYSLQLSIESMRFSGEMQGEQITWDSKKQGKDEVLDAMFSSILDVDIPVTMDKNGNISDVGGGVTGAMGGKLSGGDMFKGLFGPLTTRTSNTGEARVGDKWTNDDTMQAGLGTVKIRTDNTLKSAGQSMATIATKGTFSLDPTSSSQGVRLREGKLEGETKWNTADHMIESMNMKQKVMLEKRDTKTGQMTTTTETMDVKVNRVRTGR
- a CDS encoding endonuclease/exonuclease/phosphatase family protein; amino-acid sequence: MISLALLFACLGCLLLAACVVPSTSTGAGPTPTPTPPTTRTTDLHVMSFNIRYGTAQDGDNHWTRRREGLFALLAHEAPDLIGLQEALKFQVDEMLAAMPHYGAVFAGRDDGEARGEACAILYDRRRFTLDSHATFWLSDTPDVVSNTWNAACLRICTWAHLRDTATGRAFYFYNTHLDHMNEDAREKGIRLVLDRIAARPDRAAPALLTGDFNDGERSDTVRLAARELIDTFRTLHPSSADPHHASTHPHYHGVGTFNGFKNKTDGEKIDYILATPGLQVLKADIVRTTHHGHNVSDHFPVTATLRF
- a CDS encoding porin; the encoded protein is MHRLLSLIAGTALAGVAVAQTGGQTNLESAHKAELLADAEARASFLQDMQAPANNPSPGSGWNKGKFFLSGGGTGDNVLNIGGFFQTRYLLNSRDEQPDSEEITHGFQMRRSRIIASGNVWDKNLTFNITGDFSRSSGVFTLLDAWGRYQWDNGFAVRWGQAKVPLLREELVSDTLQLTVERSTVNTVFTQNRSQLIEVQYTGKQFRVQGALSDGINSLNTDFTAERADIGLTGRAEFMFAGDDFKRFDDNTSWQESGYAGMVGGAVHFETGGETGGTTDRDVTQATLDVSVEGDGWNAFAQGVWRNIDAPGGETDDFGVVVQGGVFVTSQVELFARYDVVIPDTGDNFNTVTGGVNYYISPKSHAVKLTGDVCYYIDPTTDNPLTGQNTGANLLTDPEGGQIGLRLQLQVLF
- a CDS encoding phosphate ABC transporter substrate-binding protein: MHRTVLQLAALAGLAAAAFAQPATTTSPATPTNPAKDSKQPATSNGKPGGKQGVKVDAAIADYKPVEGITGTVKSIGSDSMINLMTAWSEDFKKFYPSVQTEIEGKGSGTAPPALIENQAQFGPMSRPMKADEIKKFEDKFGYKPTEIRTAVDTLAVFVHKDNPLEEISLEQIAKVYSVKGPDMTWGDLGVTGDLAGQPIALYGRNSASGTYGYFKERALSKSDFKNSVKEQPGSSAVVQAVGTDAAGIGYSGVGYLTADVKVLKVRATPKSKAVAPTVETALNGQYPIARYLSVYVNKAPGESLDPLRAEFIKLMLSRQGQETVIKDGYFPVPAKTIAEDLKKLGLTSN